In one Sesamum indicum cultivar Zhongzhi No. 13 linkage group LG12, S_indicum_v1.0, whole genome shotgun sequence genomic region, the following are encoded:
- the LOC105175324 gene encoding WRKY transcription factor 6, with translation MDRGCGLTLENSDQVGFFGNKPVFGFNLSPRLDHRRDGLIMFPVNSSAGEETAAVSSPPGGEQRIVLGEVDFFAEKKKPVNGVVKKESSHAEASTFRDADVINTGLQLVTANTGSDQSTVDDVMSPDAEDKRARNELAQLQVELERMNAENQKLKGMLTQVSNNYSALQMHLVTLMQQQQNSRTDSTQEQEVVDRKSEENKPAVNGGPIVPRQFLDLAPAAATNQMADEHSNSLSEERTLSGSPHNNMEPSRNKRIGREESPESEGWAPNKTLKLNSTKAVDQSTEATMRKARVSVRARSEAPMISDGCQWRKYGQKMAKGNPCPRAYYRCTMAVGCPVRKQVQRCAEDRTILITTYEGTHNHPLPPAAMAMASTTSAAANMLLSGSMPSADGVMNTNFLARTILPCSSNMATISASAPFPTVTLDLTQTPNPLQFQRPPAQFQVPFPVPPQNFAPVPTPSVPQGFGQALYNQSKFSGLQMSQESNDAAQLQGQSSKHPQLHQPQAHPLFSDTLSAATAAITADPNFTAALAAAISSIIGGSNANNTNQSTPNNHPNVNTSNSNKTCGSFLGN, from the exons atggaCAGAGGATGTGGTCTCACCCTTGAGAATTCTGATCAAGTTGGGTTTTTCGGCAACAAGCCAgtttttggatttaatttaaGTCCCAGGTTGGACCATCGGAGAGACGGGTTGATAATGTTTCCGGTGAATTCGAGTGCTGGTGAAGAGACCGCCGCTGTCTCATCGCCCCCCGGCGGTGAACAGCGGATTGTTTTGGGTGAAGTAGACTTCTTTGCGGAGAAGAAAAAGCCTGTTAATGGTGTTGTCAAGAAGGAAAGTTCACATGCTGAAGCTTCTACTTTCAGAGATGCGGACGTTATAAAC ACTGGTTTGCAGCTTGTGACTGCTAATACCGGAAGTGATCAGTCGACGGTGGATGATGTTATGTCTCCAGATGCGGAAGATAAGAGAGCCAGAAATGAG CTAGCACAACTTCAAGTTGAACTGGAGAGAATGAACGCTGAGAATCAGAAGTTAAAAGGGATGCTTACTCAGGTAAGCAACAATTACTCCGCGCTGCAGATGCATCTCGTGACGTTGATGCAACAACAACAGAACTCAAGAACTGATAGCACCCAAGAACAGGAG GTTGTTGACAGAAAATCTGAAGAAAATAAACCGGCAGTTAATGGAGGACCTATCGTTCCAAGACAGTTCTTAGACTTGGCCCCCGCTGCCGCCACCAACCAGATGGCCGATGAGCACTCTAACTCCTTGTCAGAAGAAAGAACGCTTTCTGGATCACCTCACAACAACATGGAACCATCGAGGAATAAGAGGATTGGCCGGGAGGAGAGCCCGGAATCTGAAGGATGGGCTCCCAACAAGACCCTCAAATTGAATTCCACCAAAGCTGTCGATCAATCCACCGAGGCAACCATGCGTAAAGCCCGTGTCTCCGTTCGAGCACGATCAGAAGCTCCCATG ATTTCCGATGGATGCCAATGGAGAAAATACGGTCAAAAGATGGCGAAGGGGAATCCATGCCCTCGAGCTTATTATCGGTGTACCATGGCCGTTGGTTGTCCGGTCCGTAAACAA GTTCAAAGGTGTGCCGAGGACCGAACAATCTTGATCACCACCTACGAAGGAACCCACAACCACCCGCTGCCCCCGGCCGCCATGGCCATGGCGTCCACCACCTCAGCCGCCGCGAACATGCTCCTTTCGGGCTCCATGCCAAGCGCCGACGGCGTGATGAACACGAATTTTCTGGCAAGGACCATTCTTCCATGTTCATCCAACATGGCCACAATCTCAGCTTCTGCTCCTTTCCCCACCGTCACTCTTGACCTCACACAAACTCCAAACCCATTACAATTCCAACGACCCCCGGCTCAATTCCAAGTCCCTTTCCCTGTGCCCCCGCAGAACTTTGCCCCCGTCCCTACTCCATCGGTTCCTCAAGGTTTTGGCCAAGCCCTCTACAATCAGTCCAAGTTTTCGGGACTCCAGATGTCTCAGGAATCTAATGATGCCGCACAGTTGCAGGGACAGTCATCCAAACACCCGCAACTTCACCAGCCACAGGCTCATCCGTTGTTCTCAGACACTCTCAGCGCTGCCACGGCGGCGATCACTGCCGATCCCAACTTTACAGCCGCCCTTGCCGCTGCCATCTCCTCCATCATCGGTGGCTCCAACGCCAATAACACCAACCAATCGACTCCCAACAACCACCCCAATGTAAATACAAGTAACAGCAACAAAACCTGCGGCAGTTTTCTAGGGAATTAA